In Fibrobacterota bacterium, the genomic stretch GGCTCCAGGCTGCGGCGCACGGCCTTGCGCCCGGGCTCGTCGCCGTCCAGGAAGAGATAGGCTTTGCGGCAGAAGCGGGACAGGATGTGGACGTGCTCTTTGGTCAGGGCGGTGCCGGAAACCGCCACCACGTTACGGATGCCCGCCTGCCATAAGGCGAGCAAATCCATATAGCCTTCCACGATCACGACTTCGCCGGCCTTATCCATCGGGTTGCGCGCGAAGTTGAGGCCGTAGAGGACCTTGCTTTTATGGTAGAACGCCGATTCCGGCGAGTTGACGTATTTCGGCTGATGCGGGTCCTTGGGCGCGCCTTCGACGGCCAGGATGCGGCCCCCGAATCCGATCACGTGGCCGCTGAGGTTCCAGATGGGGAAAATCAGGCGCCCGCCGAAACGGTCATAGACACGGCCCCCGGCGGTCTCGCCCAGGATGCCCGCGTCCATGAGCGCCTGGTTGGGAATCCCCTTGCCGGCGGCCCGCTTCAGCAATTTCTCGGAGGTGGGCGGCGCATAGCCCAGCTGGAACTGCTTACGCGTCTCTTCCGAAAAGCCGCGCTTCGCCAGGTATTCCAGTACCTCCGGATGCGCGGCCAATTCCTCTTGGTACAGTTGGCAGGCCAATTGATTGGCGGCCAGGGCCTGGCTCGCCTTGCCCTTATCGCCGTCGTCCTTGGAGAAGGCGATGTGCTCGGGGATGTTCACGCCGGCGCGGGCGGCCACCAGTTTCAGGGCGTCCAGGAAGTCGAGCTTCTCGTACTCCTGCACGAATTTCAGGACGTCGCCGCCGGCCCCGCAGGCGAAGCATTTGTAAATGCCCATCTGAGGCGTCACGTTCATGCTGGGGCTGCGATCATGATGGAACGGGCACAAGCCGAGATAACGCGATCCGGCCTTCCTGAGGGGCACGTATTGCCCGATGACCTGCACGATATCGGCGTTTTCCTTCACTTGCAGGATAATGTCGCGCAAGGTGGAAGTCAGGGGAGGCTCCGATCGCATAGGGGGATAGGCATGCGCGGCGTCATGCCTTGCGGTCCCCGTCCCGATGGGAAATCGGTTTCGGGATCGATGCTCCGGATACGCACACGCAGTCCGCGTCGGCAATCCGATACCCCCTGCCCTGAGTCGAAAATAAGTGGAACTCTTCGTCAAAAGCCATTATTCAATTCCCAAGGATCGCTATGCAACTTGAATTTTTTAGGCATCTTTAGGGTTTACCGATCTTACCGTTCGCATGCAGGGGAGTAGCTTTGCCATCCATGGGTTCCTTGTCCGAGGCTTCCCGCATCCTTGAATATAATGCCATGCCCCCCGTTTTGGTCCTCGGCGTCCCCGGCGTTCCCGGATTCAATGCTTTCCTAGGACTGAGCGCCTATTACCCGGGTTCTGTTCTGGGCCTCGCGCCCCCCCACGTCCCGGAACTCCGGGTCCCGGAATCCCCTTGGGGCCGCAGCCTGGTGCCCGCCGATCCCGAGGATATCCATGAACTCGCGGCCGTATGCGAAGCCCATAACATCAAAACGGTAGTGGACGCCTCCGGCTGGTGCGCGCTCCGTTCCTGCGAGATGGACCCCGTCCTGGGGCGCCGTCTCAATGTCGCCATCGGCCTCAACGCCATGCGCGTCGCCCGGGATCGGGGGGCCCGCCTCATCCGCTTGTCGACCGATCTCGTCTTCGACGGCAACCCGCGCCGAGTCGCGGACGGGACGATGGCGTTGGGAAACTATCGCGAAGATGATTTTGTCAACCCTGTCACGGTTTATGGCAAATTGATGGCGGAAGCGGAAGCGGCCATCCTGGAGGGCTACCCGGAAACCCCGGTGCTGCGCGTCGCCTTGCCCATGGGCCCTTCCCTGAACGGCCATGCCGGGGCCATCGATTGGATTGAATCCCGCTTCCGAAAGGGCAAACCCGCGACCCTCTATTTCGACGAAGTGCGGAGCAACCTTTACGCCCAGGATCTGACGAGGGTGATCGCCGCGTTCTGCGAAAACGATGCGAGCGGCATTTGGCACGTAGGCGGCCCGCTCCCCTTAAGCCTGTATCGCATCGCCCAGGTCATCAATCGCCTGGGGAATTATCCGCCGGAATTGCTGATGGGCTGCCCGCGCGCCGCGGCCGGCCCCGTGCCTCCGCGCGCCGGTGACGTTTCCATGGACACGTCCAAGCTGCTAAGCCTCCTCGGCGATAATGCCATCAACCCCTGGCCGTTCCATCCCGCGCACGTACCCGCCGACGACGGCTGGCATGGCCGGCGGGATCGGGCCTTCCCTCCCGACGCCATCGCGCGGTACCTGTGCGGGTACGGAACGGCTATCCCCGGGGTGGTTTTTTAACTAAATTCCCCCCGTTCGCGTCGTTAATAGCCTCCTTGGAAACGGGTTCAGCAGAGCATGACCACAGCATCGAATTCAGCGCCGGCCAACGGCTTCGGCATCCCATTCCTGACCGGCAAGCAGATCCGCCAGGGCTTCATCGATTTCTTCATCTCCAAAGGCCATGTCTACGTGCCCTCGGCGCCCGTGGTTCCCCACGACGATCCCACCCTGCTCTTCACGAATGCGGGCATGAACCAATTCAAATCCGCCCTGCTCGGCGACAATCGCGAGGGCTGGAAGCGGGTGGCGAACTCGCAGAAGTGCATCCGCGTTTCCGGCAAGCACAATGATCTGGACGAGGTCGGGCGCGACACCTACCACCACACCTTTTTCGAAATGCTCGGGAACTGGTCCTTCGGCGACTATTACAAGAAGGACGCCATCCGCTGGTCCTGGGAACTCTTGACCGAAGTCTGGAAGTTGCCCAAGGATCGCCTCTTCGCCACCATCTACCAGGACGACGACGAGTCCGAAGCCCTGTGGAAATCCGAAACCGACATCCCCCATGACCGTATCATGCGCTTCGGGGCCAAATCCAATTTCTGGGAGATGGGCGACGTCGGGCCCTGCGGCCCCTGCACGGAAATCCATTTCGACATGGGCGACCCGGCCACCCGCGAGGCCACCTACAAGGATCCCATCCAGGGCGTGAACGGGCCCAACGCCCGCTACATCGAACTGTGGAACAACGTCTTCATGCAGAGCGAACGCCTGCAGAACGGCGACCTGAAGCCGCTCAAGAACCAGAACGTGGATACGGGCATGGGCTTCGAGCGCGTGGTCTCGGTGATCCAAGGCAGCGGCTCCAACTACGAGACCGACGTGTTCCAGCCCATCATCGGGAAGATCGCTTCCCTTTCCGGAGTCGCCTACTCCAAGGGCCCCGAAGGCACGCCCCACCGCGTCATGGCCGATCATCTACGCGCCCTGTCCTTCGCCATCGCCGACGGCGCTACTCCCGGCAACGAAGGCCGCGGCTACGTACTCCGCCGCATCCTTCGCCGCGGCAGCCGCTTCGCCCGCAACTTAGGGCAACGCGAACCCTTCATCTGCAAGCTGGTCGCAACCCTGGCCGAAACCATGGGCGATGCATATCCCGAACTGGCGCAGCGCCGGTCCTATATCGAGCAAGTGATCAGTGTCGAAGAAGAGCGGTTCATGCGGACCCTGGACCAGGGCCTGGACCGCTTCGCCAAAATCGCCGCCGAGACCAAGAGCAAGAACTCGCCCGCCATCGGCGGCGCCGAAGTGTTCACCTTGTACGATACCTACGGCTTCCCCGTCGATCTCACGCGGGTGTTGGCCGAAGAGCAGGGCCTCACCATCGACGAGGCCGGCTATACCAAGCATATGGAGGAACAGCGCGAACGCGCGCGCGGGGCCGCCAAGTTCGACGGGAGTTTCGCCAGCGACGAGGGCTGGACCCTGCTCTCCCCCACCTTGGACACCGAGTTCATCGGCTACGAAACGCTGGCGGCCGAGGTTTCGGCCCGCCGTTTCCGCGAGCATGGCGACCAAATCCTGGTGGTACTCGACAAGACCCCGTTCTACGCCGAGGCTGGCGGACAGGTGGGCGACTCCGGCACCCTCACCGGCAAGCCCGGTCCTACGGGCCAGCCCGCGATCGAGCTCAAGGTGGTCGATACCGTGAAGGTGTTCGACATGATCGTGCACAAGTGCGAATTGCTGGGCGGCATCCTTTCCGCCGATACCATGAAATCGCTCTCAGCCAAGGTGGACGGCGAAGGACGTTTCCGCACCGTGCGGAATCATAGCGCTACCCATCTGCTGCATTCGGCGCTGCGCAAGGTGCTGGGCTCCCATGTTCAGCAACAGGGCTCGCGGGTGGCGCCGGATTCCCTCCGCTTCGACTTCACGCATTTCCAGGCCATGACCCCTGAGGAAATCCGCCGCGTCGAATACGAGGTCAATCTCCGCATCGAAGAGAACCATCCTATCCGTTATGCCGTCCACGGCATCGAGGAAGCTAAGAAGATGGGGGCCATGGCCCTGTTCGGCGAGAAGTACGGCGACCGCGTCCGCGTCATCACCATGGGGGAGGTGAGCATGGAACTGTGCGGCGGCACCCACGCCCGGGCCACCGGGGACATCGGTTTCCTGAAGATCGTATCCGAAAGCTCGATCGCCTCGGGAGTGCGCCGCATCGAAGCCGTAACCGGCCTGGGCGCTCTGGAGTTGGCCCAGAAGCAGCAGATCACCCTCGCCGAAGTGGGCAAGGTCTTCAAGGCCAAGCCCGGCCAGGAAATCGAACGGGCGGTAGAAGCCACGGCCAAGATCAAGACTTTGGAAAAAGAAGTACTGGAACTGCGGCAGGCCCAGGCGCGTTTGCAAGCCCTGGCCTTGGTGGCCGAAAAAGGCAAGACCATGAACGGGGCGACGGTACTCGTGCACAAACTGGACGAGAAGACGTACCCGAAGGAGAGCGTTGCGCATCTGGTGGACGGCCTGGCCGCCCACTTGCGGAACGGCGTGGCCGTACTGACCCAGACCTCCGGCGATTCGCTTTCGATTTACGCCGTAGCGGGCAAGGAGGCCCAGGCCAAGGTGAAGGCCGGCGATCTCATCAAGGCCATCGGGCCGATTGCCGACGCGCGCGGCGGGGGCAAGCCGGACCGGGCCCAAGCGGGCTCCAAATCGCCTGAAAAGGAAACGCTGGTCCTGGCCGAAGCCGAGAAGTACCTTAAGCAAGCCCTGGGAGGATGATGCAAGCCGGTCCGATCGAAAACCGCCTGGTCCAAAGCCTCGAGAAGGCCCGCAGCCTCTTTTTCGTGCTGCTCGATCCGGATTCCGATTCGGCCGATGGCATCATCGAATCGGGCCTTCGCGCCGCCAAGCACGGCGCCGACGCCCTCCTCCTGGGCGGCTCCTTCGTGGGCAATCCCAACTTCATGCGCATCGCCCAGGGGATCAAGAAGGAAACCCAGGTCCCGGTGATCCTGTTCCCCGGCGGCTGCTCCCACGTTACCCCCGGCCCGGACGCCATCCTCTTTACCACCTTGATCAGCGGTCGCAATCCCCAGTACCTCATCGACGAGCAGGTGAAAGGCGCCGTGCTGGTGCGCGGCCTCAAGATGGAAGCCATCCCCACCGCCTACCTCTTGATCGAATCGGGCCGCACCACCGCGGTCGAATTCATCAGTAACACCCGCCCCATCCCGTCCGATAAGCCCGCCATCGCGGCCGCGCACGCCATGGCCGCCGAACTGATGGGACAGCGCTGGGTTTACCTGGAAGCGGGCTCGGGCGCCCTCAATGCCGTACCAACGAAGATGGTGCAAGCCGTGCGCGCCTCCGTGCAGATGAAGGTGATCGTGGGAGGCGGCATCCGCACGCCCGAGCAGGCGCAGGAACGCGCGGAAGCGGGAGCGCATGCCATCGTGGTGGGGAACCACTTCGAGTCCAACCAGGACGAAGGGCTAATCAAGGCTTTCGTCCAAGCCGTTCACGGCAAGTGAGATAAACGGAATAACGGCAGGGTCGCAGGCCAGTAACCCGTTAGCTCCGGAGGATGAAACCTCCCCAAAGCATCGAATCCGCTTCCGTGCCACCCAGGTCCGGAACGACGCCTGCGAATGCCGGGGCGAATGCCTACCGTCTCGAAATCGGGCGCCAGTTTGATCATCGGGAATATCACTTCGCCGTTGAAGAAAGCGCCTACGAGGATCCCGCCCCCATCGCCGGCCGGTCTGAAATAGGCCGGAGCCCCCGACACGCCCGGAACCTGAATCTCCTTCTGATCCCCGTTCGGATACTGGACGAAGAGAAACGGCGCGTTGCCGTGGCAGTCGGACCAAGCCACTAAGTTCCCATGCCCATCAGGCACGGTCGGTAATGTCCCGCAGCGCGTACTGAAATCCGTCCTGGCGTGGGAGGCGGCGGGTACGGTGCCGGGTTCCTCCGGCGACCAGAGCAATTCCAGGTAATGGGAGGCCAGATAAGGGCCAGGATCATCGCGGATATCGTCGGACCAGTCGTGCAGCAGGACTGTTAGCATCCCATCGGGACGGAGCCCCAGATTTTCGATTTCGTGGTCTTGAGAGACTGATGTCCAGGTGCTTGCCTCATGCCCGGATCCGCTGTGGACCGAACGAATGAGAGGATAGCCCGACCGGGCCACGATTTTCCCGTCTTGGCGCACGCGGAACAAGGTCAAGGTATCGCTCGACAGGACCTGGTTCGGATCCATGGGCGCCGGGTTCGCCAAGACCAAACCGAGAAGCCTTTCCTCGCCGTTGCCATAAGGGATGGCGCTGATGGGATTGGGGAAGAAGACGCTGTTCGGAAGCAATACCCTTCCGCCGAGCGGAACCAGGATAAAGCTTCCGGGAACACCTTTACTGGTCACATCCTGCAGAAGGGCGGTATCCTGATCCGCTCCTTTAATCCAGGATACGGCCATCCATATGGAGCCCATCGGGAGAATCGCGCGCACGCTCGATGACCCGGGCCTCGTCTCCAATCCGGCCCGCGATATTTCGGTTCCATTCGAATCCAGATGCACGACCATCGGGCGCTTGATAGTCGATGCGGTATCGGAGGCAGAATCCCTAACGGCCAGGTAGCCGCCTTCGACGAATGCGATGGGACGGCCCAAGGGGATTTGGTCCTGGAGTATGCCATAGGCATTGTATCTAAGGAGAGTCGTTAAATTCGTTTCGCCCGAATACTTGATTCCCGCGAATCCCGATCCGAGGGCGAAGGCGGTATCCATTTGATAGAGCGGATCGTGCATATGCGGAGGTCCGGTCAGATCCTGCCTCCAAAGCACGTTCCCGCTGGTATCGAAACCGACGCCCCAGGAACCCCCTTCCGCAAGCGCGAGA encodes the following:
- a CDS encoding geranylgeranylglyceryl/heptaprenylglyceryl phosphate synthase → MMQAGPIENRLVQSLEKARSLFFVLLDPDSDSADGIIESGLRAAKHGADALLLGGSFVGNPNFMRIAQGIKKETQVPVILFPGGCSHVTPGPDAILFTTLISGRNPQYLIDEQVKGAVLVRGLKMEAIPTAYLLIESGRTTAVEFISNTRPIPSDKPAIAAAHAMAAELMGQRWVYLEAGSGALNAVPTKMVQAVRASVQMKVIVGGGIRTPEQAQERAEAGAHAIVVGNHFESNQDEGLIKAFVQAVHGK
- the alaS gene encoding alanine--tRNA ligase codes for the protein MTTASNSAPANGFGIPFLTGKQIRQGFIDFFISKGHVYVPSAPVVPHDDPTLLFTNAGMNQFKSALLGDNREGWKRVANSQKCIRVSGKHNDLDEVGRDTYHHTFFEMLGNWSFGDYYKKDAIRWSWELLTEVWKLPKDRLFATIYQDDDESEALWKSETDIPHDRIMRFGAKSNFWEMGDVGPCGPCTEIHFDMGDPATREATYKDPIQGVNGPNARYIELWNNVFMQSERLQNGDLKPLKNQNVDTGMGFERVVSVIQGSGSNYETDVFQPIIGKIASLSGVAYSKGPEGTPHRVMADHLRALSFAIADGATPGNEGRGYVLRRILRRGSRFARNLGQREPFICKLVATLAETMGDAYPELAQRRSYIEQVISVEEERFMRTLDQGLDRFAKIAAETKSKNSPAIGGAEVFTLYDTYGFPVDLTRVLAEEQGLTIDEAGYTKHMEEQRERARGAAKFDGSFASDEGWTLLSPTLDTEFIGYETLAAEVSARRFREHGDQILVVLDKTPFYAEAGGQVGDSGTLTGKPGPTGQPAIELKVVDTVKVFDMIVHKCELLGGILSADTMKSLSAKVDGEGRFRTVRNHSATHLLHSALRKVLGSHVQQQGSRVAPDSLRFDFTHFQAMTPEEIRRVEYEVNLRIEENHPIRYAVHGIEEAKKMGAMALFGEKYGDRVRVITMGEVSMELCGGTHARATGDIGFLKIVSESSIASGVRRIEAVTGLGALELAQKQQITLAEVGKVFKAKPGQEIERAVEATAKIKTLEKEVLELRQAQARLQALALVAEKGKTMNGATVLVHKLDEKTYPKESVAHLVDGLAAHLRNGVAVLTQTSGDSLSIYAVAGKEAQAKVKAGDLIKAIGPIADARGGGKPDRAQAGSKSPEKETLVLAEAEKYLKQALGG
- the dnaG gene encoding DNA primase, translating into MRSEPPLTSTLRDIILQVKENADIVQVIGQYVPLRKAGSRYLGLCPFHHDRSPSMNVTPQMGIYKCFACGAGGDVLKFVQEYEKLDFLDALKLVAARAGVNIPEHIAFSKDDGDKGKASQALAANQLACQLYQEELAAHPEVLEYLAKRGFSEETRKQFQLGYAPPTSEKLLKRAAGKGIPNQALMDAGILGETAGGRVYDRFGGRLIFPIWNLSGHVIGFGGRILAVEGAPKDPHQPKYVNSPESAFYHKSKVLYGLNFARNPMDKAGEVVIVEGYMDLLALWQAGIRNVVAVSGTALTKEHVHILSRFCRKAYLFLDGDEPGRKAVRRSLEPLLSEGIEVRVPVLPSPEDPDSFTRKFGGDKVRELFSQGEDIVAFLLRYAAKPIDAMSPEEKDGLLKECLALLQTMPSPSVREQYLEELRKKLGLKSIRVQVARPSARDPQGAHAYVSADAGAGGADLVAVFAGPVPGGRPRDEALAEWQMLQALISSPALAHSALDAIKLEWFQVDLVRDLVDHMFGFVEEQGGFSIREFATRLNQAQQEALAALRITEGVDPEQERRHFQDLARALELRWLRKQAERTARERDLAAHLEFKKRILELQTKGRG
- a CDS encoding sugar nucleotide-binding protein, with the translated sequence MPPVLVLGVPGVPGFNAFLGLSAYYPGSVLGLAPPHVPELRVPESPWGRSLVPADPEDIHELAAVCEAHNIKTVVDASGWCALRSCEMDPVLGRRLNVAIGLNAMRVARDRGARLIRLSTDLVFDGNPRRVADGTMALGNYREDDFVNPVTVYGKLMAEAEAAILEGYPETPVLRVALPMGPSLNGHAGAIDWIESRFRKGKPATLYFDEVRSNLYAQDLTRVIAAFCENDASGIWHVGGPLPLSLYRIAQVINRLGNYPPELLMGCPRAAAGPVPPRAGDVSMDTSKLLSLLGDNAINPWPFHPAHVPADDGWHGRRDRAFPPDAIARYLCGYGTAIPGVVF